Proteins encoded within one genomic window of Comamonas endophytica:
- a CDS encoding LysR family transcriptional regulator: MQWTLDQLRQFVLTAESGSFSEAARRLGRAQSAVSTAIGLLEADLGVELFDRSRRNAQLTDAGALLLLEARELLRQGQSLEQRALSLSAGGEAKLTLALDEALPDTAVGTLIREIAQRFPDLELTLLNGTATEVAEYVDQQRAQMAIHFVRGALPARFDQRHMGTVSQGLFVPMGHPLTRNETVQRRDLVPYRQLILHADDVHETAYSPKVWRADSFYALARMVAYDLGWAILPVNIATHDSYRQPLQQLDCPSLALPQLSVRVLWCQGWQPGPAANWVQARFTELLR, translated from the coding sequence ATGCAGTGGACCCTCGACCAGCTTCGACAGTTCGTGCTGACGGCCGAAAGCGGCTCGTTCAGCGAAGCCGCGCGCCGGCTGGGGCGTGCGCAATCGGCCGTCAGCACGGCCATCGGGCTGCTGGAAGCCGACCTGGGTGTGGAACTGTTCGACCGCTCGCGGCGCAATGCGCAGCTCACCGATGCCGGCGCATTGCTGCTGCTGGAAGCGCGCGAACTGCTGCGCCAGGGGCAGTCGCTGGAGCAGCGCGCGCTGTCGCTCAGCGCCGGCGGCGAGGCCAAGCTCACGCTGGCGCTGGACGAGGCCCTGCCCGACACCGCGGTGGGGACGCTGATCCGCGAGATCGCGCAGCGTTTTCCCGATCTCGAGCTGACGCTGCTCAACGGCACGGCCACCGAGGTGGCGGAGTACGTCGACCAGCAGCGCGCGCAGATGGCGATCCACTTCGTGCGCGGCGCCCTCCCCGCACGCTTCGACCAGCGCCACATGGGCACCGTTTCCCAGGGCCTGTTCGTGCCCATGGGCCACCCGCTCACCAGGAACGAGACGGTGCAGCGCAGGGACCTGGTGCCCTACCGCCAGCTGATCCTGCATGCCGATGACGTGCACGAGACCGCCTACAGTCCCAAGGTCTGGCGCGCGGACAGCTTCTACGCGCTGGCGCGGATGGTCGCCTATGACCTGGGCTGGGCTATCCTTCCGGTCAACATCGCGACCCATGACTCCTATCGCCAGCCGCTGCAGCAGTTGGACTGCCCGTCGCTGGCGCTGCCGCAGCTGTCGGTGCGCGTGCTCTGGTGCCAGGGCTGGCAGCCCGGCCCGGCGGCGAACTGGGTGCAGGCGCGCTTCACCGAACTGCTGCGCTAG
- a CDS encoding YdcF family protein: MILSLLIILALLGAACMARCRKRMGQMLYALALGLFFAVGCGVVPAWLLQDLQSAYEVKPSHAWGQRNAIVVLGGGMERVAATGGLEPGLFSYARLVEAAALQRECVRSGGQCKILLSGGDAQRTGSSEAMVYRQALLALGLAGDDVLIEPISMSTWQHARYASDVLQHFCADHVVLVSSGVHLRRSQLYFAHFGIEATQVRADYLCAQKSLLPRPHNFVLADAALHEYLEIARYRIYIALGERAPPPARLAAG, from the coding sequence ATGATCCTGAGTCTGCTGATCATCCTCGCCCTGCTAGGCGCGGCCTGCATGGCCCGGTGCCGCAAGCGGATGGGGCAGATGCTGTACGCGCTGGCGCTGGGGCTGTTCTTCGCCGTGGGCTGCGGCGTGGTTCCCGCGTGGCTGTTGCAGGATCTGCAAAGCGCATACGAGGTCAAGCCATCCCATGCCTGGGGCCAGCGCAATGCCATCGTGGTGCTGGGCGGAGGCATGGAGCGCGTCGCAGCGACCGGCGGCCTGGAGCCCGGCCTGTTCTCCTATGCACGCCTGGTCGAGGCTGCCGCCTTGCAGCGCGAATGCGTGCGCAGCGGCGGGCAGTGCAAGATCCTTTTGAGCGGAGGCGACGCGCAGCGCACCGGAAGCTCCGAGGCCATGGTCTACCGCCAGGCGTTGCTGGCGCTCGGCCTGGCGGGCGACGATGTGCTGATCGAGCCCATCAGCATGAGCACTTGGCAGCATGCGCGCTACGCCAGTGACGTGCTGCAGCACTTCTGTGCCGACCATGTGGTGCTGGTGTCCTCGGGCGTGCACCTGCGCCGCAGCCAGCTGTATTTCGCGCATTTCGGCATCGAGGCCACGCAGGTACGCGCGGACTACCTGTGCGCGCAGAAGTCGCTGCTGCCACGGCCACACAATTTCGTGCTGGCCGATGCCGCGCTGCATGAGTACCTGGAGATCGCACGCTACAGGATCTACATCGCGCTCGGCGAGAGGGCGCCGCCGCCCGCGCGGCTTGCGGCGGGCTAG
- a CDS encoding FAD binding domain-containing protein, with translation MKAFTYERAASPAQALAAAARTPGARFIAGGTNLLDLMKLEIETPQHLIDVNGLGLDKIEATAEGGLRIGALVRNTDLAADARVRRDYGVLSRALLAGASGQLRNQATTAGNLLQRTRCPYFYDTAQPCNKREPGSGCSAIGGISRQHAVVGSSEACIATHPSDMAVAMRLLDAGVETLQPNGARRTIPIADFHRLPGNTPHIETALAPGELITAVTLPAPLGGKHIYRKVRDRSSYAFALVSVAAVLQPDGSGRVALGGVAHKPWRVEAADQALPQGAKAASSLLLAGARPTEHNAFKITLVERTLDAVLATARSQA, from the coding sequence ATGAAGGCCTTCACCTATGAACGCGCGGCCTCGCCCGCACAGGCGCTGGCCGCGGCCGCGCGCACGCCCGGCGCCCGCTTCATTGCCGGCGGCACCAATCTGCTGGACCTGATGAAGCTGGAGATCGAGACGCCCCAGCACCTGATCGACGTCAACGGCCTGGGTCTCGACAAGATCGAAGCCACGGCCGAAGGCGGCCTGCGCATCGGCGCGCTGGTGCGCAACACCGATCTCGCGGCCGACGCACGCGTGCGCCGCGACTATGGCGTGCTGTCGCGCGCGCTCCTGGCCGGTGCCTCGGGCCAGCTGCGCAACCAGGCAACGACGGCCGGCAACCTGCTGCAGCGCACGCGCTGCCCCTATTTCTACGACACCGCCCAGCCCTGCAACAAGCGCGAGCCGGGCAGCGGCTGCTCGGCCATCGGCGGCATCAGCCGCCAGCACGCCGTGGTGGGTTCGAGCGAGGCCTGCATCGCCACGCACCCCAGCGACATGGCGGTGGCCATGCGCCTGCTGGACGCGGGCGTCGAGACGCTGCAGCCGAACGGCGCGCGCCGCACCATTCCCATCGCCGACTTCCACCGGCTGCCGGGCAATACGCCGCATATCGAGACCGCGCTGGCGCCGGGCGAGCTGATCACCGCGGTGACCCTGCCCGCGCCGCTGGGCGGCAAGCACATCTACCGTAAGGTGCGCGACCGCTCCTCCTATGCGTTCGCGCTGGTGTCCGTGGCCGCGGTGCTGCAGCCCGACGGCTCGGGCCGCGTGGCGCTGGGCGGCGTGGCGCACAAGCCGTGGCGCGTCGAGGCTGCCGACCAGGCGCTGCCCCAGGGCGCGAAAGCCGCCAGCAGCCTGCTGCTGGCCGGCGCCCGCCCTACCGAGCACAACGCCTTCAAGATCACGCTGGTCGAGCGCACGCTGGATGCCGTGCTCGCCACCGCACGGAGCCAAGCATGA
- the paoA gene encoding aldehyde dehydrogenase iron-sulfur subunit PaoA: MNHPAEFTLSRRGLLQTGAVSLTVPAQLAASAAPASAPAAPAENGRPGVPMSVHLKVNGKEQRLAVDPRTTLLDALREHLHLTGTKKGCDHGQCGACTVIVNGRRINSCLTLAVMQEGSEVTTIEGLGQPGQMHPLQEAFVKHDGYQCGYCTPGQICSAAAVLQEVKQGIPSHVTADLTAQPLLSAAELRERMSGNICRCGAYSNIIDAISEVGGVKA, translated from the coding sequence ATGAATCACCCCGCCGAATTCACCCTGTCGCGGCGCGGCCTGCTGCAGACCGGTGCCGTCTCGCTGACGGTGCCTGCGCAGCTGGCCGCGTCCGCCGCGCCCGCCTCCGCCCCGGCCGCTCCCGCGGAGAACGGCCGCCCCGGCGTGCCGATGTCCGTCCATCTCAAGGTCAATGGCAAGGAACAGCGCCTGGCCGTCGACCCGCGCACCACCTTGCTCGATGCACTGCGCGAACACCTGCACCTCACGGGCACCAAGAAGGGCTGCGACCACGGCCAGTGCGGCGCCTGCACGGTGATCGTCAACGGGCGGCGCATCAATTCCTGCCTGACGCTGGCCGTCATGCAGGAGGGCTCCGAAGTCACCACCATCGAGGGCCTGGGCCAGCCCGGGCAGATGCACCCGCTGCAGGAAGCCTTCGTCAAGCACGACGGCTACCAGTGCGGCTACTGCACGCCCGGGCAGATCTGCTCCGCGGCAGCCGTGCTGCAGGAGGTCAAGCAGGGCATTCCCAGCCATGTCACGGCGGACCTCACGGCCCAGCCGCTGCTGTCGGCCGCCGAACTGCGCGAGCGCATGAGCGGCAATATCTGCCGCTGCGGCGCCTACAGCAACATCATCGATGCGATCAGCGAAGTCGGCGGGGTGAAAGCATGA
- the paoC gene encoding aldehyde oxidoreductase molybdenum-binding subunit PaoC, giving the protein MKFDTPATTNPIDQLKVVGQPVDRIDGPFKTTGTAPYAYERHDVAPDAAYGYVVGATVAKGRIASIDQSRAEAAPGVIAIVTARNAGKLGKGEKNIARLLAGPNVEHYHQAVALVVAETFEQARSAAKLLEVRYESTAGKYDLEQARSSGAKTIDKDKKVGDFNSAFARAEVQLDQTYSTPDQSHAMMEPHATTAMWRGERLTVWTSSQMVDWFASDLAKTLGIPKDRVHLISPYIGGGFGGKLFLRTDVLLAALGARIAQRPVKVTLQRPLIANNTTHRPATIQRVRLGASKSGEITAIAHESWSGNLPGGEPEEATQQTQFLYAGAHRLTGTRLAVLDLPEGNSMRAPGEAPGMMVLEIAIDEMAERLGMDPIEFRVRNDTQVDPSKPERRFSQRRLVECLRTGAKEFGWSERSAKPASRREGDAWIGIGMAAAFRNNLVMKSGARVLLDNRGIVTVQTDMTDIGTGSYTIIAQTAAEMLGVPLDRVVVELGDSSFPVSAGSGGQWGANSSTSGVYAACMKLREAIAQRAGFPADAEFAEGMVRAGGQSRTLAEIAGDKGFSVADSIEFGDLDKRYQQSTFGAHFVEVAVDAYTAEVRVRRMLSVCAAGRILNPKSARSQVIGAMTMGVGGALMEDLAVDKRKGFFVNHDLAAYEVPVHADIPHMQVIFLDETDPISSPMKAKGVGELGLCGVGAAVANAIYNATGVRVRDYPVTLDKLLEKMPKA; this is encoded by the coding sequence ATGAAATTCGACACCCCCGCCACCACCAACCCGATCGACCAGCTCAAGGTCGTCGGCCAGCCCGTGGACCGCATCGACGGGCCGTTCAAGACCACCGGCACCGCGCCCTATGCCTACGAACGCCACGATGTGGCGCCCGACGCCGCCTATGGCTACGTCGTGGGCGCCACGGTGGCCAAGGGCCGCATCGCCTCCATCGACCAGAGCCGCGCCGAGGCCGCGCCCGGAGTGATCGCCATCGTCACCGCCAGGAACGCCGGCAAGCTGGGCAAGGGCGAGAAGAACATCGCCAGGCTGCTGGCCGGACCGAATGTCGAGCATTACCACCAGGCCGTGGCGCTGGTGGTGGCCGAAACCTTCGAGCAGGCGCGCAGCGCCGCAAAGCTGCTGGAAGTGCGCTACGAAAGCACGGCCGGCAAATACGACCTGGAGCAGGCGCGCAGCTCTGGCGCCAAGACCATCGACAAGGACAAGAAGGTCGGCGATTTCAACAGCGCCTTCGCGCGCGCCGAGGTGCAGCTGGACCAGACCTACTCCACGCCGGACCAGTCGCACGCGATGATGGAGCCGCATGCCACCACGGCGATGTGGCGCGGCGAGCGGCTCACGGTGTGGACCTCCAGCCAGATGGTGGACTGGTTCGCCAGCGACCTGGCGAAGACGCTGGGCATCCCCAAGGACCGCGTGCACCTGATCTCGCCCTATATCGGCGGCGGCTTCGGCGGCAAGCTGTTCCTGCGCACCGATGTGCTGCTGGCCGCCCTGGGCGCGCGCATCGCGCAGCGCCCGGTCAAGGTGACGCTGCAGCGCCCGCTGATCGCCAACAACACCACGCACCGCCCGGCAACCATCCAGCGCGTGCGCCTGGGCGCGTCCAAAAGCGGCGAGATCACCGCCATCGCGCATGAAAGCTGGTCCGGCAATCTGCCCGGCGGCGAGCCCGAGGAGGCGACGCAGCAGACGCAGTTCCTCTACGCCGGCGCGCACCGCCTGACCGGCACGCGGCTGGCGGTGCTCGATCTGCCAGAGGGCAATTCGATGCGCGCGCCGGGCGAGGCGCCGGGCATGATGGTGCTGGAGATCGCCATCGACGAAATGGCCGAGCGCCTTGGCATGGACCCGATCGAGTTCCGGGTGCGCAACGACACCCAGGTCGACCCGTCCAAGCCCGAGCGCCGCTTTTCGCAGCGCCGCCTGGTGGAATGCCTGCGCACCGGCGCCAAGGAGTTCGGCTGGTCCGAGCGCAGCGCCAAGCCCGCCAGCCGGCGCGAGGGCGATGCCTGGATCGGCATCGGCATGGCGGCGGCCTTCCGCAACAACCTGGTGATGAAGTCGGGCGCGCGGGTGCTGCTCGACAACCGCGGCATCGTCACGGTGCAGACCGACATGACCGACATCGGCACCGGCAGCTACACCATCATCGCGCAGACCGCGGCGGAGATGCTGGGCGTGCCGCTCGATCGCGTGGTGGTCGAACTGGGCGATTCGAGCTTTCCCGTCTCCGCTGGCTCGGGCGGCCAGTGGGGCGCCAATAGTTCGACTTCGGGCGTGTACGCGGCCTGCATGAAGTTGCGCGAGGCCATCGCGCAGCGCGCCGGTTTCCCCGCGGATGCAGAGTTCGCCGAGGGCATGGTGCGCGCCGGCGGACAGAGCCGGACGCTGGCCGAGATCGCGGGCGACAAGGGCTTTTCGGTGGCCGACAGCATCGAGTTTGGCGACCTGGACAAGCGCTACCAGCAGTCGACCTTCGGCGCCCACTTCGTCGAGGTGGCCGTCGATGCCTACACCGCCGAGGTGCGCGTGCGCCGCATGCTGTCGGTGTGCGCCGCGGGCCGCATCCTCAACCCCAAGTCGGCGCGCAGCCAGGTGATCGGCGCCATGACCATGGGCGTGGGCGGTGCGCTGATGGAAGACCTCGCCGTGGACAAGCGCAAGGGCTTCTTCGTCAACCACGATCTCGCCGCCTATGAAGTGCCGGTGCATGCTGATATCCCGCACATGCAGGTGATCTTCCTCGACGAGACCGACCCGATCTCCTCGCCCATGAAGGCCAAGGGCGTGGGCGAGCTGGGCCTATGCGGCGTGGGCGCGGCGGTGGCCAACGCGATCTACAACGCGACCGGGGTGCGCGTGCGGGACTATCCGGTGACGCTGGACAAGCTGCTGGAGAAGATGCCGAAGGCTTGA
- a CDS encoding superoxide dismutase family protein — MKQRPFVSASSVLVSAIAALLAGCAASGNYDMPAAGTPAPVSTTAPLGSATPQTPMAQAQMPQARVALMTPAGQPAGNAMLRELPNGGGVEIAIEVRDMAPGPHGFHIHAHGACSPGPDAATGQIVAFGAAGGHFDPHMTRNHGRPGQSPHEAHAGEAPNISVGANRQGTLRFTNPHVTLQPGKTSVMGRTLIVHEREDDYASDPAGNSGGRIACGIIESTAPGMVQGRTIFEGANVFPEGIAIDSRDGTAYVGSSTEGHIYKIAKGATKAEMLQMGGSAGRLNAYGMKVDASGRLWVAGGPSNAVAIVDPQRAATLAVVKGPKEGQPFLNDLVLTSTHAYVTDSFRPVLWRINAAPGAAMVLEPWLDLRNTPVRYQPNQYNFNGIVASSDGRWLLAIQQATGQLWRIDTGNRAVSEVRVEGGSLVNGDGLVLNGANELYVVRNADDELVRVSLANGWGSARVEQRLRDHRLKYPTTAAMADNALMVVNGQTDKQKDPPPLLPFDVLSIGLPR, encoded by the coding sequence ATGAAACAACGTCCCTTCGTGTCCGCCAGCAGCGTGCTGGTCTCTGCAATCGCCGCCCTTCTCGCCGGCTGCGCCGCCAGCGGCAACTACGACATGCCCGCGGCCGGCACGCCGGCGCCGGTGTCCACCACGGCCCCCCTGGGCAGCGCCACGCCACAGACGCCGATGGCCCAGGCCCAGATGCCCCAGGCCCGTGTGGCGCTGATGACTCCCGCCGGCCAGCCCGCCGGAAACGCCATGCTGCGCGAGCTGCCCAATGGCGGCGGCGTGGAAATCGCCATCGAAGTGCGCGACATGGCGCCCGGCCCGCATGGCTTCCACATCCATGCCCATGGCGCCTGCTCCCCCGGCCCCGATGCCGCAACCGGGCAGATCGTTGCCTTTGGCGCCGCCGGCGGGCATTTCGATCCGCACATGACGCGCAACCACGGCCGCCCCGGCCAGTCCCCGCACGAGGCCCATGCCGGCGAGGCGCCGAACATCTCGGTCGGCGCCAACCGCCAGGGCACGCTGCGCTTCACCAATCCGCATGTGACGCTGCAGCCGGGCAAGACCTCGGTCATGGGCCGCACGCTGATCGTGCACGAGCGCGAGGACGACTACGCCAGCGATCCGGCCGGCAACTCCGGCGGCCGCATTGCCTGCGGCATCATCGAGTCCACCGCACCGGGCATGGTCCAGGGGCGCACGATCTTCGAGGGCGCCAATGTGTTCCCCGAAGGCATTGCCATCGACAGCCGCGACGGTACCGCCTATGTGGGCTCGAGCACCGAAGGCCATATCTACAAGATCGCCAAGGGCGCCACCAAGGCCGAGATGCTGCAGATGGGCGGCTCGGCCGGGCGCCTGAACGCCTACGGCATGAAGGTCGATGCCTCGGGACGCCTGTGGGTTGCGGGCGGCCCGTCCAACGCCGTGGCCATCGTCGATCCTCAGCGCGCCGCCACGCTGGCCGTGGTGAAAGGTCCCAAGGAAGGCCAGCCTTTCCTCAACGACCTGGTGCTGACCTCGACCCATGCCTATGTGACGGATTCGTTCCGTCCTGTGCTGTGGCGCATCAATGCCGCGCCCGGCGCCGCCATGGTGCTGGAGCCCTGGCTGGACCTGCGCAACACCCCCGTGCGCTACCAGCCCAACCAGTACAACTTCAACGGCATCGTGGCATCAAGCGACGGCCGCTGGCTGCTCGCAATCCAGCAGGCCACCGGCCAGCTCTGGCGTATCGACACCGGCAACCGCGCCGTGAGCGAGGTGCGCGTCGAGGGCGGCTCGCTGGTCAACGGCGACGGCCTGGTGCTGAACGGCGCCAACGAGCTGTATGTGGTGCGCAATGCCGACGACGAACTGGTGCGCGTGTCGCTGGCCAATGGCTGGGGCAGCGCGCGCGTCGAGCAGCGCCTGCGCGACCATCGGCTGAAGTACCCGACGACGGCGGCCATGGCCGACAATGCGCTGATGGTGGTCAATGGCCAGACCGACAAGCAGAAGGACCCGCCGCCCCTGCTGCCCTTCGACGTGCTGAGCATCGGCCTGCCGCGCTAG
- a CDS encoding PQQ-dependent sugar dehydrogenase, which translates to MTQRPPTSDFQRLRASAAGLLLAAIAVSASAQLQPGDGPVQVTAGVVEPTPVPFNENLLPNLRVPAGFSVSVFAKDLKNVRWLVVAPNGDVYASRREQGDVLLLRDTNGDGKADEQKIVMQNVMYVNGLALREGRLYAVTDKKILMAPVLPDGTLGMTTTLVDDLPDAGQHPNRTLDFGPDGWLYVTVGSTCNNCREPNPESATMLRMRPDGSAREIYAKGLRNTIGFGWHPTSGQLYGFDHGSDFQGDNEPPEELNAIKPNQHYGWPFCWGDRKVTPIQFNEPPQTTKADFCPTTTAPALHYTAHAAPLGFVFYTGQQFPSEYRGDAFVAFRGSWNRSQPSGYKVVRVRFDANGQPQGSEDFATGWLMSQLPPALNQPGAAGTPAEKAKSQRPAHFGRLAGLVQARDGSLLLAEDQNGVIYRIRYAGR; encoded by the coding sequence ATGACACAACGCCCTCCCACCTCGGACTTCCAACGCCTGCGGGCCAGCGCCGCTGGCCTGCTTCTCGCGGCAATTGCTGTCTCCGCCAGCGCGCAATTGCAGCCTGGCGATGGCCCGGTCCAGGTCACGGCTGGTGTGGTCGAACCCACGCCTGTGCCATTCAATGAAAACCTCCTGCCCAACCTGCGCGTGCCCGCAGGCTTCAGCGTCTCGGTGTTTGCCAAGGACCTGAAGAACGTGCGCTGGCTGGTGGTGGCGCCGAACGGCGATGTCTACGCCAGCCGCCGCGAGCAGGGCGACGTGCTGCTGCTGCGCGACACCAATGGCGACGGCAAGGCCGACGAGCAGAAGATCGTGATGCAGAACGTCATGTACGTGAACGGCCTGGCGCTGCGCGAGGGCCGCCTCTATGCCGTGACCGACAAGAAGATCCTGATGGCGCCGGTGCTGCCCGACGGCACGCTGGGCATGACCACCACGCTGGTGGACGACCTGCCCGATGCCGGCCAGCACCCCAACCGCACGCTGGACTTCGGGCCCGACGGCTGGCTCTATGTGACGGTGGGCTCGACCTGCAACAACTGCCGCGAGCCCAACCCCGAATCGGCCACCATGCTGCGCATGCGCCCCGATGGCTCGGCGCGCGAGATCTACGCCAAGGGCCTGCGCAACACCATCGGCTTCGGCTGGCATCCCACGAGCGGCCAGCTCTACGGCTTCGACCATGGCTCCGACTTCCAGGGCGACAACGAGCCGCCCGAGGAACTCAACGCCATCAAGCCCAACCAGCACTATGGCTGGCCCTTCTGCTGGGGCGACCGCAAGGTCACGCCGATCCAGTTCAACGAACCGCCGCAGACCACCAAGGCCGACTTCTGCCCCACCACGACGGCGCCGGCGCTGCACTACACCGCGCATGCCGCGCCCCTAGGCTTCGTGTTCTACACCGGGCAGCAGTTCCCCAGCGAGTACCGCGGCGATGCCTTCGTGGCCTTCCGCGGTTCCTGGAACCGTTCGCAGCCCAGCGGCTACAAGGTGGTGCGCGTGCGCTTCGACGCCAATGGCCAGCCGCAAGGCAGCGAGGATTTCGCCACCGGCTGGCTGATGTCGCAGCTGCCCCCGGCGCTGAATCAGCCCGGCGCGGCCGGCACGCCCGCGGAAAAGGCCAAGTCCCAGCGCCCGGCGCACTTCGGCCGCCTGGCAGGCCTGGTCCAGGCACGTGACGGCTCGCTGCTGCTGGCCGAAGACCAGAACGGCGTGATCTACCGCATTCGCTACGCGGGCCGGTAA
- the mdtI gene encoding multidrug/spermidine efflux SMR transporter subunit MdtI — protein MQNAQFIHYAFMGLAVLLEVAANVFIKCSAGWRRKVWGVLGIGCVLASFTALSQAVKGIDLSVAYALWGGTGIVLTTAAGRLFFQQALARRGWAGIALIVLGVLLLKLS, from the coding sequence ATGCAGAACGCCCAATTCATCCATTACGCCTTCATGGGGCTAGCAGTGCTGCTGGAAGTGGCCGCCAACGTGTTCATCAAATGCTCGGCCGGCTGGCGCCGCAAGGTCTGGGGCGTGCTGGGCATTGGCTGCGTGCTGGCGTCCTTCACCGCGCTGTCGCAGGCCGTCAAGGGCATCGACCTGTCCGTGGCCTATGCGCTGTGGGGCGGCACCGGCATCGTGCTCACCACTGCCGCCGGCCGGCTGTTCTTCCAGCAGGCACTGGCGCGCCGCGGCTGGGCGGGCATTGCGCTGATCGTGCTGGGCGTGCTGCTGCTCAAGTTGTCCTGA
- a CDS encoding DMT family transporter, giving the protein MTLRPWIFLLAAVATEIVGVSVMKLVSQETAWTALLFMYLMIGLSFFLLATAMEHIPMAVTYATWETLGLAAVAFIGWQFFGESLGALKLLGMALLMAGVVLVNAGGHAAKE; this is encoded by the coding sequence ATGACCTTGCGTCCCTGGATCTTTTTGCTGGCCGCCGTCGCCACCGAGATTGTCGGTGTCAGCGTCATGAAGCTGGTGTCGCAGGAGACGGCCTGGACGGCGCTGCTGTTCATGTACCTGATGATCGGCCTGTCGTTCTTCCTGCTGGCCACGGCCATGGAGCATATCCCCATGGCAGTGACCTATGCCACCTGGGAAACGCTGGGCCTTGCGGCCGTGGCCTTCATCGGCTGGCAGTTCTTTGGCGAAAGCCTGGGAGCTTTGAAGCTGCTGGGCATGGCGCTGCTGATGGCGGGCGTGGTGCTGGTCAACGCGGGCGGCCACGCGGCAAAGGAGTGA
- a CDS encoding SDR family oxidoreductase, whose amino-acid sequence MTQAEPHSAGLVAAHSPLVVVITGASSGIGHATALAFAERGARLVLAARDADTLEPVAEACRSAGAASALVVPTDVTDAEAVGKLAQAAITQHRHIDVWINGVGVGAVGLFDETPLAAHRRVVESNLIGHMNGAHAALRHFRQRGRGTLINLISIGGWVPAPYAAAYTASKFGLRGLSEALRAEVSDLPKVHVCDVAPTFVDSPGLLHGANYTGSNIRPRIPMVDPRRVARCVVALVNRPRALTWVGAAAAPGRLAHAIAPQWVGATMHRTMRWALGRANPAARTDGNLFEASKGTQIDGGQRQANQKAAGTVVALGVLGVAAALWLGRRSPRRLPHGE is encoded by the coding sequence ATGACTCAAGCAGAACCCCATTCCGCCGGCCTCGTCGCCGCCCATTCCCCGCTGGTGGTGGTGATCACCGGCGCCTCCAGCGGCATCGGGCATGCCACCGCGCTGGCCTTTGCCGAGCGCGGCGCGCGCCTGGTGCTGGCGGCGCGCGACGCCGACACGCTCGAGCCCGTGGCCGAGGCCTGCCGCAGCGCGGGCGCGGCCTCGGCGCTGGTCGTGCCCACCGATGTCACCGATGCCGAGGCCGTGGGAAAACTGGCGCAGGCGGCGATCACCCAGCACCGGCATATCGATGTCTGGATCAACGGGGTCGGCGTCGGCGCCGTGGGGCTGTTCGATGAAACGCCGCTGGCCGCGCACCGCCGCGTGGTCGAATCCAACCTCATCGGCCACATGAACGGCGCGCATGCCGCGCTGCGCCACTTCCGCCAGCGCGGGCGCGGCACGCTGATCAATCTGATCTCCATCGGCGGCTGGGTGCCGGCGCCCTATGCCGCGGCCTACACCGCCAGCAAGTTCGGGCTGCGCGGGCTGTCCGAGGCGCTGCGCGCCGAAGTGTCCGACCTGCCCAAGGTGCATGTCTGCGACGTGGCGCCGACCTTCGTCGACTCGCCCGGCCTGCTGCATGGCGCCAACTACACGGGCAGCAACATCCGCCCGCGCATTCCCATGGTCGACCCGCGCCGCGTGGCGCGTTGCGTGGTGGCGCTGGTGAACCGTCCGCGCGCCCTGACCTGGGTGGGCGCCGCCGCCGCTCCGGGCCGCCTGGCGCATGCCATTGCCCCGCAGTGGGTGGGCGCCACCATGCACCGCACCATGCGCTGGGCGCTGGGGCGCGCGAATCCGGCCGCGCGCACCGACGGCAATCTGTTCGAAGCCTCCAAGGGCACGCAGATCGACGGCGGCCAGCGCCAGGCCAACCAGAAGGCGGCAGGCACCGTGGTGGCGCTGGGCGTGCTGGGAGTGGCCGCGGCGCTGTGGCTGGGCCGGCGCTCGCCGCGCCGCCTGCCGCACGGGGAATAG